Proteins co-encoded in one Trichocoleus desertorum ATA4-8-CV12 genomic window:
- a CDS encoding HAMP domain-containing protein — protein MPAEPAAKDTEDLDLRQLLKILGAVKKGNFSIRVPDEYTGMAGKVADAINDVIELNERMTKELERIGKVVGKEGKITQRASLGNAGGSWGACLESINSLISDLVQPTVETSRVIRAVAHGDLSQTIPTEIEGRQLKGEFLQTAQVVNTMVEQLSSFASEVTRVAREVGTEGKLGVQAEVKGVAGTWKDLTDNVNLMAGNLTGQVRNIAEVATAIANGDLSKKITVDVKGEILELKNTVNTMVDQLNSFASEVTRVAREVGTEGKLGVQAEVKGVAGTWKDLTDSVNLMAGNLTAQVRNIAEVTTAVANGDLSKKITVDVKGEILELKNTVNIMVDQLNSFASEVTRVAREVGAEGKLGGQAEVRGVAGTWKDLTDSVNFMAGSLTAQVRNIAEVTTAVANGDLSKKITVDVKGEILELKNTINTMVDQLNSFASEVTRVAREVGTEGKLGVQAEVRGVAGTWKDLTDSVNSMAGNLTAQVRNIAEVTTAVANGDLSKKITVDVKGEILDLKNTINTMVDQLNSFASEVTRVAREVGSEGKLGGQADVRGVAGTWKDLTDSVNFMAGSLTAQVRNIAEVTTAVANGDLSKKITVDVKGEILELKNTINIMVDQLNSFASEVTRVAREVGTEGKLGVQAEVRGVAGTWKDLTDSVNSMAGNLTAQVRNIAEVTTAVANGDLSKKITVDVKGEILELKNTINTMVDQLSSFASEVTRVAREVGTEGKLGVQAEVRGVAGVWKDLTDNVNSMAGNLTAQVRNIAEVATAIANGDLSKKITVQVKGEILELKNTINIMVDQLSSFASEVTRVAREVGSEGKLGVQADVRGVAGTWKDLTDSVNFMAGSLTAQVRNIAAVTTAVANGDLSKKITVDVKGEILELKNTVNTMVDQLNSFASEVTRVAREVGSEGKLGVQAVVPGVAGTWKDLTDSVNFMAGSLTAQVRNIAEVTTAVANGDLSKKITVDVKGEILELKNTINTMVDQLNSFASEVTRVAREVGTEGKLGVQAYVRGVAGTWKDLTDNVNLMAGNLTAQVRNIAEVATAIANGDLSKKITVDVKGEILDLKNTINTMVDQLSSFASEVTRVAREVGTEGKLGGQAQVTGVAGTWKDLTDNVNSMAGNLTAQVRGIARVVTAVANGDLKRKLMLDAKGEIETLADTINEMIDTLATFADQVTTVAREVGIEGKLGGQAKVPGASGTWRALTDNVNELAATLTTQLRAIAEVATAVTKGDLTRSISVAAQGEVAVLKDNINQMIANLRETTQKNTEQDWLKTNLAKFTRMLQGQRDLETVSKLILSELAPLVSAQHGVFYLMEPGEMHIPFLKLLSTYAYRERKHLANRFGIGEGLVGQCALEKERILLTEVPDDYIKISSGLGEATPRNVVVLPVLFEGQVTAVIELASFRQFSDIHLTFFDQLTESIAIVLNTIAASMRTEELLKQSQSLAEELQVQQKELTDTNKRLEQQAQSLKASEELLKNQQEQLQQTNEELEEKAELLSLQNKEVERKNREIEQARRSLEEKAEQLALSSKYKSEFLANMSHELRTPLNSLLILARLLTDNPDGNLSQKQVEYIQTIHSAGTDLLELINDILDLAKIESGTMSVDIDQMLFTDLRGYIDRTFSQVAQDKGLQFNIELDDRLPRAIYTDSKRLQQVLKNLLANAFKFTDRGSVTLTMTAAAQGWNPEKESLSRANTVIAFSVTDTGIGIPADKQKIIFEAFQQADGTTSRKYGGTGLGLSISREIARLLGGEIRLTSAPGQGSTFTLYLPQAYQAPPQAPTPAPQSPIRVELGRRDVANGLDGSGTAFSATSLAANIAALNLSESALDSPMVPLPELSDDRTNIEPSDRVLLIIEDDINFNRVLIDMARSAGFKVLVALRGNMGLSMARDFNPDAVMLDIRLPDMDGWTVLDRLKHNPDTRHIPVHILTVEEGRQRGLQLGAIAYMQKPISSENLTNALTQIKEFVERRVKNLLVVEDDQIQRQSIVELIGNGDVETTAVGSGAEALEALKDNHFDCIVLDLGLPDMTGLELIEALKQEVGLAKLPIIVYTGKELSQQEETELKRMAETIIIKDVRSPERLLDETALFLHRVQSNLPQPKRQMLEQLRQNDPVLADKKVLIVDDDVRNIFALTSLLERYQMQVLYAENGRDGIAVLQNNPDVDIVLVDVMMPEMDGYETMQTIRQLSVFDALPMVALTAKAMQGDREKCIEAGASDYITKPVDTEQLLSLLRVWLYQ, from the coding sequence ATGCCCGCTGAACCAGCCGCGAAAGATACCGAAGACTTGGATCTTAGACAGTTACTAAAAATACTAGGTGCCGTTAAAAAAGGTAACTTTTCAATCCGCGTGCCTGATGAGTACACCGGAATGGCGGGGAAGGTTGCCGATGCTATCAACGATGTCATCGAGCTGAACGAGCGGATGACGAAGGAGCTGGAGCGGATTGGCAAAGTTGTCGGCAAAGAAGGCAAAATTACTCAGCGAGCATCCCTTGGCAACGCGGGCGGCTCTTGGGGGGCGTGTCTGGAGTCGATCAACAGCTTAATTAGTGACTTAGTGCAGCCGACCGTAGAAACGTCGCGTGTAATCCGGGCTGTAGCGCATGGCGACTTGTCTCAAACGATTCCGACTGAAATTGAAGGCCGCCAGCTCAAGGGCGAGTTTTTACAGACGGCTCAAGTCGTCAACACGATGGTGGAGCAGCTCAGCTCCTTCGCCTCTGAGGTCACTCGCGTAGCACGGGAGGTGGGCACCGAGGGTAAGTTGGGAGTGCAGGCCGAAGTCAAAGGCGTAGCGGGTACCTGGAAAGACTTGACCGATAACGTCAACTTGATGGCAGGCAACCTGACCGGACAAGTGCGGAATATTGCTGAAGTTGCGACCGCGATCGCGAATGGCGACCTCTCTAAGAAGATTACCGTAGACGTTAAAGGCGAAATTCTGGAGCTGAAGAACACCGTCAACACAATGGTGGACCAGCTCAACTCCTTCGCTTCTGAGGTGACCAGAGTCGCCCGTGAGGTGGGCACCGAAGGAAAACTGGGGGTACAAGCCGAAGTCAAAGGCGTAGCAGGCACCTGGAAAGACCTGACCGACTCTGTGAACTTGATGGCAGGCAACCTCACCGCGCAGGTACGAAACATCGCGGAAGTGACGACGGCGGTGGCGAATGGCGACTTGTCCAAGAAAATCACCGTAGATGTCAAAGGCGAAATTCTAGAGCTGAAGAACACGGTCAACATCATGGTGGACCAGCTCAACTCCTTCGCTTCTGAGGTAACCCGTGTAGCGAGAGAAGTAGGTGCGGAAGGAAAACTCGGTGGTCAAGCGGAAGTGCGCGGGGTGGCAGGCACCTGGAAAGACCTGACCGACTCGGTAAACTTCATGGCAGGCTCCTTGACCGCCCAGGTGCGGAACATTGCGGAAGTGACGACCGCAGTGGCGAACGGTGACTTGTCCAAGAAGATCACGGTAGACGTCAAAGGCGAAATTCTAGAGCTGAAGAACACGATCAACACGATGGTGGACCAGCTCAACTCCTTCGCCTCTGAAGTAACCAGAGTTGCTCGGGAGGTGGGTACGGAAGGAAAACTCGGTGTGCAAGCTGAAGTACGGGGTGTGGCAGGTACCTGGAAAGACCTGACCGACTCCGTGAACTCGATGGCAGGCAACCTGACCGCGCAAGTCCGAAATATTGCCGAAGTGACGACGGCGGTGGCGAATGGCGACCTCTCCAAGAAAATTACCGTAGACGTTAAAGGTGAAATCCTCGACCTGAAGAACACAATCAACACGATGGTGGATCAGCTCAACTCCTTCGCTTCTGAGGTAACTAGAGTGGCGCGGGAGGTAGGCTCGGAAGGGAAGCTCGGTGGTCAAGCCGATGTCCGAGGGGTTGCAGGGACCTGGAAAGACCTGACCGACTCCGTAAACTTCATGGCGGGTTCGTTGACCGCCCAAGTGCGGAACATCGCGGAAGTGACGACGGCGGTAGCGAACGGCGACCTCTCCAAGAAAATCACCGTAGACGTTAAAGGCGAGATTCTGGAGCTGAAAAATACCATCAACATCATGGTGGACCAGCTCAACTCCTTCGCGTCTGAGGTAACTAGAGTCGCTCGGGAGGTAGGAACCGAAGGAAAACTCGGTGTGCAAGCGGAAGTACGAGGGGTTGCAGGGACCTGGAAAGACCTGACCGACTCCGTAAACTCGATGGCAGGCAACCTCACCGCTCAGGTACGGAACATCGCGGAAGTGACGACGGCGGTAGCGAACGGTGACCTCTCTAAGAAGATTACGGTAGACGTAAAAGGCGAGATTCTGGAGCTGAAGAACACGATCAACACGATGGTAGACCAGCTCAGCTCCTTTGCTTCTGAGGTGACCAGAGTCGCACGCGAGGTAGGTACCGAAGGAAAACTGGGGGTACAGGCCGAAGTAAGAGGCGTGGCGGGGGTTTGGAAAGACCTGACCGACAACGTGAACTCGATGGCAGGCAACCTGACAGCCCAGGTGCGGAACATTGCGGAGGTTGCGACGGCGATCGCCAACGGTGACCTCTCCAAGAAAATCACGGTGCAGGTGAAGGGTGAGATCTTAGAGCTGAAAAATACCATCAACATCATGGTGGACCAGCTCAGCTCCTTCGCTTCTGAGGTAACCAGAGTGGCGCGGGAGGTGGGTTCCGAAGGAAAACTGGGTGTGCAAGCCGATGTCCGAGGGGTCGCAGGCACCTGGAAAGACCTCACCGACTCGGTAAACTTCATGGCAGGTTCGCTGACTGCCCAGGTACGAAACATTGCCGCAGTGACGACGGCGGTGGCGAATGGCGACCTCTCCAAGAAGATTACGGTAGACGTAAAAGGCGAGATTCTAGAGCTGAAGAACACGGTCAATACGATGGTGGACCAGCTCAACTCCTTTGCCTCTGAAGTAACGCGGGTGGCGCGGGAGGTGGGTTCCGAAGGGAAACTCGGTGTGCAAGCAGTCGTGCCAGGGGTCGCGGGCACCTGGAAAGATTTGACCGACTCAGTAAACTTCATGGCAGGCTCCCTAACGGCCCAGGTGCGGAACATCGCGGAAGTGACGACGGCGGTGGCGAATGGTGACCTCTCCAAGAAGATTACGGTAGACGTAAAAGGCGAGATTCTGGAGCTGAAGAATACGATCAACACGATGGTGGACCAGCTCAACTCCTTCGCCTCTGAGGTAACCAGAGTGGCGCGAGAGGTGGGTACCGAAGGAAAACTGGGGGTACAAGCCTACGTCCGAGGCGTTGCGGGGACCTGGAAAGACCTGACCGACAACGTAAACTTGATGGCAGGCAACCTCACCGCCCAGGTACGGAACATTGCGGAGGTGGCAACGGCGATCGCGAACGGCGACCTCTCGAAGAAAATCACCGTGGATGTGAAAGGTGAGATTCTCGACCTAAAGAACACGATCAATACGATGGTGGACCAGCTCAGCTCCTTTGCCTCTGAGGTAACCAGGGTAGCCCGTGAAGTAGGCACCGAAGGAAAACTGGGCGGTCAAGCGCAAGTCACCGGGGTGGCAGGCACCTGGAAAGACCTGACCGACAACGTGAACTCGATGGCAGGGAACCTCACTGCACAGGTGCGGGGGATTGCGCGAGTAGTAACGGCGGTGGCAAACGGTGACCTGAAACGCAAGCTGATGCTGGATGCCAAGGGTGAAATCGAAACCCTAGCCGACACGATCAACGAGATGATCGACACGCTAGCCACCTTCGCGGATCAGGTGACGACAGTGGCCCGTGAGGTGGGTATCGAAGGAAAACTGGGCGGTCAAGCGAAAGTACCGGGTGCCTCGGGAACCTGGCGCGCCTTGACCGACAACGTCAACGAACTCGCGGCCACTCTCACCACTCAGCTGCGGGCGATCGCGGAGGTGGCAACTGCGGTAACCAAGGGCGACCTAACTCGATCGATTTCTGTGGCGGCGCAAGGGGAGGTGGCAGTCCTAAAGGACAACATCAACCAGATGATCGCCAACCTGCGCGAAACGACGCAAAAGAACACGGAGCAAGACTGGCTCAAGACCAACTTGGCCAAGTTCACCCGCATGCTGCAAGGTCAGCGCGATTTGGAAACGGTTTCCAAGCTCATCTTGTCAGAACTGGCTCCACTGGTCTCGGCCCAGCATGGCGTCTTCTACCTAATGGAACCGGGCGAAATGCACATTCCTTTCCTGAAGCTGCTTAGCACTTATGCCTATCGCGAGCGCAAGCATTTGGCAAACCGCTTTGGTATCGGCGAAGGGTTAGTGGGTCAATGTGCCTTAGAGAAGGAACGGATTCTGCTCACCGAAGTCCCAGACGACTACATCAAAATTAGTTCTGGGCTTGGGGAAGCCACACCCCGCAATGTGGTGGTGTTGCCTGTCCTATTTGAAGGCCAAGTAACTGCGGTGATTGAGCTGGCCTCCTTCCGGCAGTTCAGTGATATTCACCTTACCTTCTTCGACCAACTGACTGAAAGTATCGCCATCGTCTTAAACACGATCGCGGCCAGTATGCGGACGGAGGAACTGCTGAAACAGTCTCAATCCTTGGCCGAAGAACTGCAAGTCCAGCAGAAGGAACTCACCGACACCAACAAGCGGCTAGAGCAACAAGCCCAATCGCTGAAGGCTTCGGAAGAGTTGCTGAAGAACCAGCAAGAACAATTGCAGCAAACCAACGAAGAACTGGAAGAAAAAGCCGAGTTGCTGTCACTGCAAAACAAAGAAGTGGAGCGCAAGAATCGCGAAATCGAACAAGCACGGCGATCGCTGGAGGAAAAAGCCGAACAATTGGCCCTCAGCTCCAAGTACAAGTCCGAGTTCTTGGCGAATATGTCCCACGAACTCCGCACGCCGCTGAATAGCTTGCTGATTCTGGCGCGGCTCTTGACCGACAACCCGGATGGCAACTTGAGCCAAAAGCAAGTCGAGTACATCCAGACCATCCACTCCGCCGGAACAGACCTGCTGGAACTGATCAACGACATCTTGGACTTAGCCAAGATCGAATCGGGCACCATGTCGGTCGATATTGATCAGATGTTGTTCACGGATCTGCGCGGTTACATCGACCGCACCTTTAGCCAAGTCGCTCAGGATAAGGGCTTACAGTTCAACATTGAGCTGGATGATCGCCTACCTCGCGCCATCTATACCGATTCCAAGCGTTTGCAACAAGTCTTGAAGAATCTGCTGGCCAACGCCTTTAAGTTCACCGATCGCGGCTCTGTGACCTTGACGATGACAGCGGCGGCTCAAGGTTGGAACCCGGAAAAAGAAAGCTTGAGCCGTGCCAACACAGTGATTGCCTTCTCCGTCACTGATACGGGCATTGGTATCCCAGCCGATAAGCAGAAAATCATCTTTGAGGCCTTCCAGCAGGCAGATGGCACGACGAGCCGGAAGTACGGCGGCACTGGATTGGGCCTCTCGATTAGTCGGGAAATTGCCCGTCTCTTAGGCGGTGAAATTAGACTGACCAGCGCTCCGGGGCAAGGAAGCACCTTTACTCTGTATCTACCTCAGGCTTACCAAGCACCACCCCAAGCTCCAACTCCAGCCCCTCAATCCCCCATCCGGGTAGAACTGGGACGGCGGGATGTCGCCAATGGTCTAGATGGTTCTGGCACTGCGTTCTCTGCCACAAGCCTAGCTGCCAACATTGCAGCTCTGAATCTGTCTGAGTCAGCCCTTGATTCGCCGATGGTGCCGTTGCCCGAACTCAGCGATGACCGTACCAATATTGAACCCAGCGATCGCGTCTTGCTGATTATTGAAGACGACATTAACTTCAACCGCGTCTTGATCGACATGGCGCGTAGTGCAGGCTTCAAAGTGTTGGTGGCTTTGCGGGGCAACATGGGTCTCTCAATGGCCCGTGATTTCAATCCCGATGCCGTGATGCTGGATATTCGCCTACCCGATATGGATGGCTGGACCGTATTGGATCGCTTAAAGCACAACCCCGATACCCGCCATATTCCAGTTCACATTCTGACGGTGGAAGAAGGGCGACAACGCGGCTTGCAACTAGGAGCGATCGCCTATATGCAAAAGCCGATCTCCAGCGAAAACTTGACCAACGCCTTGACTCAAATCAAAGAATTTGTCGAGCGTCGAGTCAAGAACCTTTTAGTGGTAGAAGACGATCAAATCCAACGCCAAAGCATTGTCGAACTGATCGGCAATGGCGATGTCGAAACCACAGCCGTTGGGTCTGGAGCCGAGGCTCTCGAAGCTTTGAAAGACAACCACTTTGACTGTATCGTGCTCGATCTGGGCCTGCCTGACATGACAGGGTTAGAGCTGATTGAAGCCTTAAAACAGGAAGTGGGACTAGCGAAATTGCCGATTATTGTTTACACAGGCAAGGAGCTGAGCCAGCAAGAAGAAACTGAGCTGAAACGGATGGCCGAAACTATCATCATTAAGGATGTGCGATCGCCCGAACGCCTCTTGGATGAAACGGCCCTGTTCTTACATCGAGTGCAGTCAAACTTGCCTCAACCAAAGCGTCAGATGTTAGAGCAACTGCGCCAAAACGACCCTGTTCTGGCGGATAAGAAGGTGCTGATTGTGGATGATGATGTCCGCAACATCTTTGCCCTGACCAGCCTTCTAGAGCGGTATCAAATGCAGGTACTATATGCCGAAAATGGCCGCGATGGCATTGCCGTGTTGCAAAACAACCCAGATGTAGACATTGTGCTCGTAGATGTGATGATGCCAGAAATGGATGGTTACGAAACCATGCAAACCATCCGACAGCTGAGTGTTTTTGATGCCCTACCAATGGTGGCGCTCACCGCTAAGGCCATGCAAGGCGATCGCGAGAAGTGCATTGAGGCAGGAGCTTCCGATTACATCACCAAGCCAGTTGATACAGAGCAGTTATTATCTCTCCTACGTGTCTGGTTGTACCAATAG
- a CDS encoding chemotaxis protein CheB, protein MRSWKGVKSFTDGFSSKQAPRQPHFELVVVGTSLGGLSALETLLNGLPSNFPAAVAIVQHRHKESNTGLSEFLQSCSLLPLQDAADKAAIVPGHVYLAPADYHLLVESVGWFALSTDMPVSYARPSIDVLFESAADAYGHHTIGIILTGSGGDGAQGLARIKACGGLAIVQDPQTAESQMMPKAAIATTAVDWILPLADIAPRLIHLCQPVIR, encoded by the coding sequence ATGAGGAGTTGGAAAGGCGTGAAAAGCTTTACCGACGGATTCAGTAGTAAGCAAGCTCCACGGCAACCACACTTTGAGTTAGTCGTCGTGGGAACTTCTTTGGGTGGCCTCTCTGCCCTCGAAACCCTGCTGAATGGATTGCCCAGCAACTTTCCAGCGGCAGTCGCGATCGTGCAACATCGGCATAAAGAATCCAATACAGGTCTCAGTGAGTTTTTGCAATCTTGCAGTCTGCTGCCGCTGCAAGATGCCGCCGATAAAGCAGCCATTGTGCCTGGCCACGTATACTTAGCTCCCGCTGACTATCATTTATTAGTAGAGTCAGTGGGTTGGTTTGCGCTCTCTACAGATATGCCTGTGTCTTATGCTCGGCCCTCGATTGATGTGCTGTTTGAGTCAGCCGCCGATGCCTATGGTCATCACACCATTGGTATTATCTTAACCGGGTCGGGTGGAGATGGAGCCCAGGGTTTGGCTAGAATCAAAGCTTGTGGTGGCTTGGCTATTGTCCAAGATCCCCAAACTGCTGAGAGTCAGATGATGCCAAAAGCAGCGATCGCAACAACTGCCGTAGACTGGATTTTACCCCTGGCAGATATTGCCCCTCGCTTGATCCATCTTTGTCAGCCTGTCATAAGGTGA
- a CDS encoding response regulator has protein sequence MSSSEPKVNILLVDDYPENLLALEAILEKLGQNLVRASSGEEALRCLLDQDFAVILLDVQMPGIDGFETATLIRERTRSQHTPIIFMTAFSSSDSLVFKGYSLGAVDYLFKPVKAEILTSKVAVFVDLFKKTEEVKQQAAQLAAMNADLKQSEERFRSLSACSPVGIFLTDIAGSCIYTNPRYQVICGLDEAASLGEGWLQSVYQEDRSRAIQEWSIYTQKGQEYSDEFRFQSPDGSIRWTHVRSSPMVSDHGKLLGHVGTIEDVTERKQAEAARSQFMREQIARQEAEAANRIKDEFLAILSHELRTPLNAMLGWARLLRTRKFDEATTSKALETIERNAKVQAQLIEDILDVSRIIRGKLRLMIRPVNPVGVIEAAIDALQPMADGKSIQLETKFDPGGELVLGDPDRLQQIVWNLLSNAIKFTPEEGKVEVGLSFGQEDTSSDDGQAPPQRYARIQVTDTGIGISPEFLPYVFDRFRQADSTTTRPYGGLGLGLAIVRHLVELHGGTVEASSNPDGPGARFIVQLPQAGTLIDPQGAEEGYPMTHLGTVNAEVPSLASLRVLVVDDDPDTREFLSTALAQYGAEVTIVASAADAVTALGDFKPNVLVSDIGMPQADGYQLIRKIRSLEAEQGGNIPAIALTAYTRVEERKRAIEAGFQMHLAKPIEPGELVAAVAKLVAPASQLQA, from the coding sequence ATGTCGTCGTCTGAACCCAAAGTTAATATTCTCCTGGTTGACGATTATCCGGAAAACCTACTGGCTTTAGAGGCAATTCTGGAAAAATTAGGCCAAAACTTGGTCAGGGCGAGCTCCGGCGAAGAAGCCCTGCGCTGCCTGCTCGACCAAGATTTTGCGGTAATCTTGCTAGACGTACAGATGCCAGGGATTGACGGCTTTGAAACAGCTACCTTGATTCGGGAACGGACGCGATCGCAGCATACCCCGATCATTTTCATGACCGCCTTTAGTAGTAGCGATTCTCTGGTTTTTAAAGGCTACTCTTTAGGCGCAGTCGATTACTTGTTCAAACCCGTTAAGGCAGAAATTCTGACCTCTAAAGTTGCCGTTTTTGTCGATCTCTTCAAGAAAACCGAAGAGGTGAAACAGCAAGCGGCTCAGCTAGCAGCGATGAATGCAGACCTGAAGCAAAGTGAAGAACGCTTTCGCTCCCTCAGCGCCTGTTCACCTGTGGGCATTTTTCTGACCGATATAGCGGGTAGCTGCATTTACACGAACCCCCGCTACCAAGTCATCTGCGGTTTAGATGAAGCCGCGAGCTTAGGAGAAGGTTGGCTGCAATCGGTTTACCAAGAGGATCGAAGCCGCGCGATCCAAGAGTGGTCAATTTACACCCAGAAAGGCCAAGAATATTCTGATGAATTTCGCTTTCAAAGCCCCGATGGCAGCATTCGCTGGACTCATGTGCGATCGTCTCCAATGGTTTCGGATCATGGCAAGCTCTTGGGGCATGTCGGCACGATTGAAGACGTAACGGAGCGCAAACAGGCAGAAGCAGCCAGATCACAGTTCATGCGCGAGCAGATTGCCAGACAGGAGGCAGAAGCAGCCAATCGGATTAAAGATGAATTCCTCGCCATCCTCTCTCACGAGCTGCGTACCCCGCTCAATGCCATGCTGGGCTGGGCTCGGCTGCTGCGAACTCGTAAATTTGACGAAGCAACCACGAGCAAAGCGCTAGAAACGATTGAACGTAATGCCAAAGTCCAGGCCCAACTGATTGAAGATATTCTGGATGTGTCTCGCATTATTCGTGGCAAACTACGGCTGATGATCCGTCCGGTCAACCCAGTAGGGGTGATTGAAGCCGCGATCGATGCCCTGCAACCAATGGCGGATGGCAAGTCGATTCAGCTCGAAACTAAGTTTGATCCAGGCGGAGAGCTGGTTCTGGGAGACCCAGATCGTCTCCAGCAGATAGTTTGGAACTTGCTATCGAATGCAATTAAGTTCACGCCTGAGGAAGGCAAAGTGGAGGTGGGTTTATCCTTTGGTCAAGAGGATACTTCTAGCGACGATGGACAAGCCCCACCACAACGCTATGCTCGAATTCAAGTTACAGATACGGGAATAGGTATCAGTCCTGAGTTTCTACCCTACGTGTTCGATCGCTTCCGACAAGCCGATAGCACCACGACTAGACCTTACGGCGGCTTGGGTTTGGGTCTGGCGATCGTGCGGCATTTGGTCGAGTTGCATGGCGGTACGGTGGAAGCAAGCAGCAATCCAGACGGCCCAGGGGCACGATTTATTGTGCAATTGCCACAAGCAGGCACTCTGATTGACCCTCAAGGTGCAGAAGAAGGCTATCCGATGACACATCTGGGGACAGTGAATGCAGAGGTACCTTCGCTGGCTAGCTTGCGGGTGCTTGTAGTCGATGATGATCCAGATACTAGAGAGTTTTTGTCAACGGCTTTAGCGCAATACGGAGCTGAAGTGACCATCGTGGCATCTGCGGCGGATGCGGTGACAGCACTGGGTGACTTTAAGCCCAATGTGCTAGTAAGCGATATTGGCATGCCACAAGCAGATGGCTACCAATTAATTCGTAAAATTCGGAGTCTAGAGGCCGAGCAAGGGGGCAATATTCCCGCGATCGCTCTCACTGCCTATACCCGGGTAGAGGAACGCAAACGCGCGATCGAAGCGGGGTTCCAAATGCACTTAGCGAAACCTATAGAGCCAGGAGAGTTAGTCGCAGCGGTCGCCAAGTTAGTGGCACCAGCCTCTCAGCTCCAAGCTTAG
- a CDS encoding protein-glutamate O-methyltransferase CheR, whose amino-acid sequence MNNLEELEIQLLLEGVFRHYGFDFRNYALASIKRRIWNAVRAENLRTISGLQERLLHDPVCLERFLLGLSVNVTSMFRDPTFYLAFRQKVVPLLRTYPFIRIWHAGCSTGEEVYSMAILLHEEGLYHRCRIYATDMNESVLRQAKAGIFSIHLMQEYTQLYLKAGGKYSFSEYYTAAYDNAIFRSTLKENLIFSQHNLATDSSFNEFNVILCRNVLIYFNNTLQDRVHKLLYESLGTFGILGLGQQETLSLTKYEDRYEELERREKLYRRIQ is encoded by the coding sequence ATGAACAACCTTGAGGAACTAGAGATTCAGTTGCTACTGGAAGGAGTATTCCGTCACTACGGATTCGATTTTCGTAACTACGCCTTAGCCTCTATCAAAAGGAGGATTTGGAATGCGGTTCGGGCCGAAAACTTGAGAACCATCTCTGGTCTTCAAGAAAGGCTACTGCATGACCCTGTGTGCTTAGAACGATTTCTACTCGGTCTTTCGGTGAATGTCACCTCTATGTTCCGAGACCCCACCTTCTACCTAGCTTTTCGGCAAAAGGTGGTGCCGCTGTTACGCACCTATCCGTTTATTCGAATTTGGCATGCGGGCTGCTCCACAGGGGAGGAAGTTTATTCTATGGCTATCTTGTTGCACGAGGAAGGGCTATATCACCGCTGCCGTATTTATGCCACAGATATGAATGAATCGGTTCTACGCCAAGCAAAGGCTGGTATCTTTTCCATCCACCTGATGCAGGAGTACACGCAGCTCTATCTCAAGGCAGGGGGGAAGTACTCGTTCTCTGAGTACTATACGGCAGCTTACGACAACGCGATTTTTCGCTCAACTCTCAAAGAAAATTTGATCTTCTCTCAGCACAACCTAGCCACTGATAGTTCGTTCAACGAATTCAATGTGATTTTATGTCGTAACGTCTTAATTTATTTCAACAACACCTTGCAGGATCGGGTACACAAGCTTTTATATGAGAGTCTAGGGACATTTGGCATCTTAGGATTAGGTCAGCAAGAGACTCTAAGCCTGACAAAATACGAAGATCGTTATGAGGAGTTGGAAAGGCGTGAAAAGCTTTACCGACGGATTCAGTAG
- a CDS encoding RNA polymerase sigma factor SigF — MATQSSPRSQVMELLVAYHQNPSVSRRNQLVRLNAGLVRKIAHQVSHQCAEPYEDLEQIGHLGLIRAIERFDPSQGCAFSSFAVPYIRGEMLHFLRDRGNTVKIPRRWQDLQKEGQKVREALMKDLGRQPQDAEVASELGVSVNEWRDIKLAGKNRSLLSLDATVSQQVDSTVTLGDMIPDAHYQTLQLLEEDRQQLQRALSQLEDKTRAAIELVYFSDLSRKEVAERIEVSPMTVTRRIQRGIQQMVAYLQPQELQTDP; from the coding sequence ATGGCTACTCAATCTTCTCCCCGCTCTCAAGTCATGGAACTCCTGGTCGCTTACCACCAGAATCCCTCCGTCTCTCGGCGCAACCAACTCGTCCGTCTCAATGCTGGACTCGTGCGGAAGATTGCTCACCAAGTCAGCCATCAGTGTGCAGAACCTTACGAAGACCTGGAGCAAATCGGTCATCTCGGTCTCATCCGCGCCATTGAGCGCTTCGATCCTTCCCAAGGTTGTGCCTTCAGCTCTTTCGCCGTTCCCTACATTCGCGGTGAGATGCTCCACTTCCTCCGCGATCGCGGCAACACGGTAAAGATTCCTCGGCGCTGGCAAGACTTGCAGAAGGAAGGGCAGAAGGTGCGCGAAGCGTTGATGAAAGATTTAGGACGGCAGCCTCAGGACGCAGAAGTCGCCAGTGAGCTAGGCGTCTCGGTCAATGAGTGGCGCGACATCAAACTCGCAGGGAAGAATCGCTCCTTGCTGAGCTTGGATGCTACGGTTTCGCAACAAGTAGACTCCACAGTGACTCTCGGCGACATGATACCCGATGCTCACTACCAGACCTTGCAGTTGCTCGAAGAAGATCGCCAGCAGTTGCAGCGAGCGCTGAGCCAGCTAGAAGACAAGACCAGAGCGGCGATCGAGCTAGTGTACTTCAGTGACTTGTCACGCAAAGAAGTGGCAGAGCGGATTGAGGTCAGCCCCATGACGGTGACCCGACGCATCCAGAGAGGCATTCAGCAGATGGTGGCTTATCTCCAGCCTCAAGAATTGCAAACTGACCCCTAG